In Desulfovibrio sp. JC010, one genomic interval encodes:
- the lon gene encoding endopeptidase La gives MSSTTFEGGNPSTEQNILPMMSLREVVMFPRSIVPLFVGRESSIKAIEEAISDYDKKIFLVTQEFPEKEKPEPEDLFRVGTVSKILQMLRLPDGTIKVLFEGMYRACWNPESDDVVFGENFPLVTLDRVDDLPAEEHTTEALVRSVHEALEKFGKVNKKIAPETILAVSTIREAGKLADSIMPHLKVEFLKKQSILEMVDPIERLEAVYELLLGEIEIVSIEKRVKNRVKGQMEKNQREYYLNEQLKAINKEMGREDDPQAEAHELEEQLNEKNMEEESRERVRKEIKKLRQMAPSSAEYTVVRNYVDWVMELPWNKYKKTKLDIAEARKILDEDHYGLEKPKERILEYMAVQALVDTIKGPILCFAGPPGVGKTSIARSIARAMGREFVRLSLGGVRDEAEIRGHRRTYVGALPGKIIQSMRRCEYSNPVICLDEVDKMSTDFRGDPSAALLEVLDPEQNGTFNDHYLDLDYDLSKVFFITTANDLHSIPLPLQDRMEIIKLPGYLETEKMHIAKDFLLPKQVGEHGLKDGNLAISDNAMTDIIRTYTREAGVRNLERELAKVCRKTAMQIVESGDKEKNVHVTTANLSKILGVHKFRFGASEDKSLVGVATGLAYTQVGGEMLMVEVVLMPGKGKVVITGKLGDVMQESAQAALSYIRSRSDLFGLKADFHEKIDIHVHVPEGATPKDGPSAGITLCTAIASAFLNVPVRHDLAMTGEITLRGRVLPIGGLREKLLAAHRGLSKTVLIPIDNKKDLKDVPDAILKDLEIIPVESMDEVLSCALDNLTAEELFRGRDSATPIALNLIKEEYQAQPH, from the coding sequence ATGTCGTCCACAACATTTGAAGGTGGCAATCCATCCACTGAACAGAATATTCTGCCAATGATGTCCCTGCGGGAAGTTGTCATGTTCCCGCGTTCCATAGTGCCGCTCTTCGTCGGCCGAGAATCTTCCATCAAAGCGATTGAAGAGGCCATTTCCGATTACGATAAAAAGATTTTTCTCGTCACTCAGGAATTTCCCGAAAAAGAAAAGCCCGAACCGGAAGACCTTTTCCGGGTGGGTACTGTCAGCAAAATCCTGCAGATGCTCAGGCTCCCTGACGGCACTATCAAGGTGTTGTTTGAGGGCATGTACCGTGCGTGCTGGAATCCTGAATCAGATGATGTTGTTTTCGGTGAGAATTTCCCGCTGGTAACTCTCGACCGGGTGGATGACCTGCCTGCTGAAGAACACACCACTGAAGCATTGGTGCGTTCCGTTCACGAAGCTCTTGAAAAATTCGGCAAGGTGAACAAGAAGATCGCCCCGGAGACCATTCTGGCTGTTTCCACCATTCGTGAGGCCGGTAAACTGGCCGATTCAATCATGCCCCATCTTAAGGTGGAATTTCTTAAGAAGCAGTCGATTCTTGAAATGGTTGATCCCATTGAAAGGCTGGAAGCGGTTTATGAGCTTCTGCTTGGTGAAATTGAAATCGTGTCTATTGAAAAGCGGGTTAAGAACCGTGTCAAAGGACAGATGGAAAAGAACCAGCGTGAATATTATCTCAATGAGCAGCTCAAGGCCATTAACAAGGAAATGGGTCGCGAGGATGATCCTCAGGCTGAAGCCCATGAACTTGAAGAGCAGCTCAATGAAAAGAACATGGAAGAAGAATCCCGCGAACGTGTACGCAAGGAGATCAAGAAGCTGCGCCAGATGGCTCCTTCCTCCGCTGAATACACCGTTGTCCGCAACTATGTGGACTGGGTTATGGAGCTTCCATGGAATAAATACAAAAAGACCAAGCTTGATATAGCTGAAGCCCGCAAAATTCTGGATGAAGATCATTATGGACTTGAAAAGCCCAAGGAGCGTATCCTTGAGTACATGGCTGTGCAGGCTCTGGTTGATACCATTAAAGGCCCCATTCTCTGTTTTGCCGGCCCTCCCGGCGTAGGTAAAACCTCCATCGCCCGCTCCATTGCCCGGGCCATGGGGCGTGAATTCGTGCGCCTTTCTCTGGGCGGCGTTCGTGATGAGGCTGAAATCAGAGGGCACAGGCGTACTTACGTTGGCGCACTTCCCGGTAAGATTATCCAGTCTATGAGGCGTTGCGAATACAGCAACCCGGTCATCTGTCTTGATGAGGTGGATAAGATGAGCACCGACTTCAGGGGTGATCCTTCTGCGGCTCTCCTTGAAGTACTTGATCCGGAGCAGAACGGTACCTTCAATGATCATTATCTTGATCTTGATTACGATCTTTCCAAGGTCTTTTTCATTACCACTGCAAATGATCTGCATTCCATTCCGCTGCCCCTGCAGGACAGAATGGAGATTATCAAGCTGCCCGGCTACCTTGAAACTGAAAAGATGCATATTGCCAAGGATTTTCTGCTGCCCAAGCAGGTTGGTGAACATGGCCTCAAGGACGGCAATCTCGCCATTTCCGATAACGCCATGACCGACATTATCCGCACCTACACCCGCGAAGCCGGGGTTCGTAACCTTGAGCGCGAATTGGCTAAGGTCTGTAGAAAGACCGCTATGCAGATCGTGGAATCAGGTGACAAGGAAAAGAATGTACACGTGACTACTGCAAACCTGAGTAAGATTCTCGGTGTGCATAAATTCCGCTTCGGTGCCAGTGAAGATAAATCACTTGTGGGTGTTGCCACCGGACTTGCCTATACTCAGGTGGGCGGGGAAATGCTCATGGTGGAAGTTGTGCTCATGCCAGGTAAGGGCAAGGTGGTTATTACCGGCAAGCTCGGTGATGTCATGCAGGAGTCCGCACAGGCCGCACTCTCGTACATCCGTTCCCGTTCCGATCTGTTCGGGTTGAAAGCGGATTTTCATGAGAAGATCGATATCCATGTGCATGTGCCTGAAGGTGCCACTCCCAAGGACGGACCTTCTGCCGGGATCACTCTGTGTACCGCAATCGCTTCCGCCTTCCTGAATGTCCCGGTGCGCCATGATCTGGCCATGACCGGGGAAATCACCCTGCGCGGGCGGGTTCTGCCTATCGGCGGACTTCGTGAAAAGCTGCTGGCCGCACACAGGGGGCTTTCCAAGACTGTGCTTATTCCCATCGACAACAAGAAGGACCTCAAGGATGTGCCCGATGCAATCCTTAAGGATCTTGAAATTATCCCGGTGGAAAGCATGGACGAAGTTCTCAGCTGTGCTTTGGACAACCTTACTGCAGAAGAGTTGTTCCGCGGCCGTGACAGCGCCACTCCTATTGCGCTTAACCTGATCAAGGAAGAATATCAGGCTCAGCCGCATTAA
- a CDS encoding ABC transporter substrate-binding protein yields MAGTKRVTDMRGKMVEIPDSPQRVVTLDDGFSAGVMTVLGVQDRIVALGSHCPVKIFKYFYPTVSGEEYTYMNGTNPVSFLNPWLREIPYMSTYGKTINFEELAKLQPDLVFLRVGSCYAKSSKSKSEALKRHIQMIEALGIPLVVLNGPPAFCSPDIKNISDEIRVVGEVFGKEKKAQELAEYLESIVKMVRKRTAAVSEEQRPSVLLFGLSPKARGEGGAGTTHGKDTIESYFLENIVKARNAYTGGGSFSVVNTEQVFSMDPDVIVLPTAWGYHPPKELYTAPYYTRLSGLKAVKNRRVVALPWTPCNCAKRIEYPIEIMIMAKACHPDLFKDIKISEWVLEFYKNVYGVDESTAKGLRSTQWLDWTVEEGW; encoded by the coding sequence ATGGCCGGAACCAAAAGAGTTACGGACATGCGCGGCAAGATGGTTGAAATTCCTGATTCCCCGCAGCGGGTAGTGACACTTGATGATGGATTCAGTGCCGGAGTTATGACGGTTCTTGGGGTACAGGATCGTATTGTCGCTCTTGGTTCGCATTGTCCTGTCAAGATTTTCAAATATTTTTATCCCACGGTTTCCGGTGAAGAATACACCTATATGAACGGCACCAACCCGGTCAGCTTTTTAAATCCGTGGCTGCGTGAAATTCCTTATATGTCCACCTATGGGAAGACCATAAATTTTGAAGAATTGGCTAAACTACAGCCGGATTTGGTCTTTCTGCGGGTCGGTTCCTGTTATGCCAAGTCTTCCAAGAGCAAAAGTGAAGCTCTTAAACGGCATATTCAGATGATCGAAGCACTCGGAATTCCGCTGGTAGTGCTAAATGGTCCCCCGGCATTCTGTTCTCCCGATATTAAAAATATCAGTGATGAAATCCGGGTTGTGGGTGAAGTTTTCGGTAAAGAGAAAAAAGCGCAAGAGCTGGCCGAGTATCTGGAAAGTATAGTGAAGATGGTTCGCAAACGGACTGCGGCGGTATCTGAAGAGCAGAGGCCGAGTGTACTGCTGTTCGGACTCAGTCCCAAAGCACGTGGTGAAGGCGGGGCCGGTACCACTCACGGCAAAGACACCATTGAATCATATTTTCTGGAGAACATAGTCAAAGCCCGGAATGCCTATACCGGCGGTGGAAGCTTTTCTGTGGTGAATACTGAACAGGTCTTCTCCATGGACCCTGATGTTATCGTTCTGCCCACGGCGTGGGGCTACCATCCTCCCAAAGAGCTTTACACCGCTCCATACTACACCCGGCTTTCGGGGTTGAAGGCTGTGAAAAACCGCAGGGTAGTGGCTTTGCCGTGGACACCCTGCAATTGCGCCAAACGCATTGAGTACCCTATTGAAATAATGATCATGGCAAAAGCCTGCCATCCTGATTTGTTCAAGGATATAAAGATCAGCGAATGGGTGCTGGAATTTTATAAAAATGTTTATGGAGTGGATGAGTCCACAGCCAAAGGGCTGCGTTCCACGCAGTGGCTGGACTGGACCGTGGAAGAAGGCTGGTAA
- a CDS encoding iron ABC transporter permease, whose translation MTGSYSAVADSGEVAPPVCDFKEGRKGAIVGGLFICLLLAIAGSAVVGPFGLNISDVLNVLAAHLLPGSDVSSVSKLHNTVVWDIRMPRILLAAGVGAALAVSGGVFQGCFKNPLVEPYILGASSGAAFGAALAIVLPTFLFSLQLSAFIFSLVAVFGAYGLARVRGETPIVTLILAGVIVGALFSAMLSIIKYLAADAALREIVFWLMGGFYYAVWKDVELVLPLVLGISFLLLTMSWKLNIISMGDEEARTLGINPEFYKSVFILLATLMTALSVSVVGIIAWVGLMMPHAARMIIGPDHRFMLPAAAIMGSMYLVLCDTLARNLTTSEIPVGIIASILGAPYLIYLLRSKGKSAFGG comes from the coding sequence ATGACAGGCTCGTATTCAGCAGTTGCAGACAGCGGGGAGGTTGCTCCCCCTGTCTGCGACTTCAAAGAAGGGCGCAAAGGTGCCATTGTCGGCGGGTTGTTTATCTGTCTGCTGCTGGCAATTGCCGGTTCAGCTGTGGTTGGCCCATTCGGTTTGAATATCAGTGATGTGCTGAATGTTCTGGCAGCCCATCTTCTGCCCGGCAGTGATGTTTCATCAGTAAGCAAGCTGCATAATACCGTGGTCTGGGATATCCGCATGCCACGTATTTTATTGGCTGCCGGGGTAGGGGCGGCCCTTGCTGTTTCCGGTGGAGTTTTTCAGGGGTGTTTTAAAAATCCATTGGTTGAGCCGTATATCCTGGGGGCATCTTCCGGGGCTGCGTTCGGGGCTGCACTGGCAATTGTTCTGCCGACATTTTTATTTTCCCTGCAACTTTCCGCATTCATCTTTTCGCTGGTGGCTGTTTTCGGGGCTTACGGCTTGGCCCGTGTGCGCGGAGAGACGCCCATTGTGACTTTGATTCTGGCCGGGGTGATAGTCGGGGCATTGTTTTCGGCCATGCTTTCGATCATCAAATATCTTGCCGCTGATGCAGCCCTGCGCGAAATCGTATTCTGGCTCATGGGCGGTTTTTATTATGCGGTATGGAAGGATGTAGAGCTGGTGCTGCCGTTGGTTCTGGGTATAAGTTTTTTGCTGCTTACCATGAGCTGGAAGCTGAACATCATTTCCATGGGTGATGAAGAAGCCCGAACATTGGGTATTAATCCCGAATTTTATAAGTCAGTATTCATTCTGCTGGCCACCCTGATGACTGCGCTTTCTGTTTCCGTGGTCGGGATTATCGCCTGGGTCGGTCTGATGATGCCCCATGCTGCACGGATGATTATCGGCCCGGATCACCGATTCATGCTTCCTGCGGCTGCGATCATGGGCAGTATGTATCTGGTCCTGTGTGATACTCTGGCCCGTAACCTGACTACATCGGAAATTCCGGTGGGAATAATCGCTTCAATACTTGGAGCACCATATCTTATTTACCTGTTGCGGAGTAAAGGCAAATCCGCTTTCGGAGGATGA
- a CDS encoding ABC transporter ATP-binding protein: protein MLKVDNLSFEYSNGFRVLEDISFSVSKGEICGLFGPNGCGKTTLFKCCLRFLKNSSGNIYMNGRDVAGESIRSMAKMVSYVPQEHKPPFPYLVKDVVLMGRTPHISGFFGVSDFHKRKAHEAMELIEVSDLADEPYNRLSGGQRQLVLIARAVAQETPLLFLDEPTSALDFSNQLKVLNILRQIADSGTTIVACTHDPNHVLWFCDSVVVLGKQRFVTKGNPSEIFCDSILDEIYEDVCRVREVESTRMVLPRHVCSS from the coding sequence ATGCTGAAAGTTGATAACCTGTCTTTTGAATACAGCAACGGCTTCAGGGTGCTTGAGGACATCAGTTTCAGTGTGTCAAAGGGTGAAATCTGCGGGCTGTTCGGCCCCAACGGATGCGGAAAGACCACTCTTTTCAAATGCTGTCTCAGGTTTTTAAAAAACAGCTCCGGTAATATTTATATGAATGGTCGTGATGTTGCCGGTGAGTCCATACGTTCCATGGCCAAGATGGTCTCGTATGTGCCGCAGGAGCATAAACCGCCGTTTCCATACCTGGTCAAGGATGTGGTGCTCATGGGCCGCACTCCCCATATTTCCGGTTTTTTCGGTGTATCGGATTTTCATAAACGCAAGGCGCATGAAGCCATGGAATTAATCGAGGTAAGTGATCTTGCTGACGAACCGTATAACCGGCTAAGCGGCGGTCAGCGTCAGTTGGTGCTTATTGCGCGGGCAGTGGCGCAGGAAACTCCGCTGCTGTTTCTCGATGAACCTACATCTGCTTTGGATTTCAGCAACCAGTTAAAAGTGTTGAATATACTCAGGCAGATTGCCGACAGCGGAACAACTATAGTTGCCTGTACCCATGACCCTAACCATGTGCTATGGTTTTGCGACAGTGTTGTGGTGCTCGGCAAGCAGCGGTTTGTGACCAAAGGCAACCCCTCTGAAATCTTTTGCGACAGCATACTTGATGAGATTTATGAGGATGTTTGCAGGGTGCGTGAAGTAGAATCCACCAGAATGGTTTTGCCTCGGCATGTTTGCTCTTCATAA